One window from the genome of Paraconexibacter algicola encodes:
- a CDS encoding ABC transporter permease — protein sequence MGLALATPLRRRIPPPALTLAGAACAAVVAVPLVYLAIVIGDHPDAAWEALWRERTARLIGRSLLLAAAVSLSASVLALTLAWLTVRTDLPGRRLWSVLVVLPFVIPSYIGAYLFVSALGPGGVIAQTSWIFGFWGAWLVLTLFTYPLVLLPVRAALRRLDPALEEAARGMGRRPFVVFATVVVPQLIPALGAGALLAIAYSLADFGAVSILRFDSFTRVIYQSYKASFDRTGAAALAALLVVVIVLVVIAERRIRGDRGRTRVSPGVARAATPVALGRWTVPALLFCGLVVAVALVIPVATLIVWSGRAFAGDPDWGRLLAAAGRSLATAGLAAGAAVLVALPIALLSARHPGRISRVLDTVAQTGYVLPGLVVALALVFVGTRVAPWAYQTLGIVVFALVVHFLPLALGSMRTALLQVPRSVEEAGRNAGRGPLAVWATITAPLAMGGTLAGAALVFLTTVKELPTLILLAPTGYETLATRIWSQSTVSAFEAGALPALLLLAVSAPPLFLLAAKER from the coding sequence CACCCCGACGCCGCCTGGGAGGCGCTGTGGCGCGAGCGGACCGCCCGGCTCATCGGCCGCTCGCTGCTGCTCGCCGCCGCCGTCTCGCTCAGCGCCTCGGTGCTCGCGCTGACGCTCGCGTGGCTGACCGTCCGCACCGACCTGCCCGGCCGGCGGCTGTGGTCGGTCCTCGTCGTGCTCCCGTTCGTGATCCCGAGCTACATCGGGGCGTACCTGTTCGTCAGCGCCCTCGGGCCGGGCGGCGTGATCGCCCAGACCTCGTGGATCTTCGGCTTCTGGGGCGCCTGGCTCGTGCTGACGCTCTTCACCTACCCGCTCGTGCTGCTGCCCGTGCGGGCCGCGCTGCGCCGCCTGGACCCGGCGCTCGAGGAGGCCGCGCGCGGCATGGGCCGCCGGCCGTTCGTGGTCTTCGCGACCGTCGTCGTCCCGCAGCTGATCCCCGCCCTGGGCGCCGGGGCGCTGCTGGCGATCGCCTACTCGCTCGCCGACTTCGGCGCCGTGTCGATCCTGCGGTTCGACAGCTTCACCCGCGTGATCTACCAGTCCTACAAGGCGAGCTTCGACCGCACCGGGGCGGCCGCGCTCGCCGCCCTGCTCGTCGTCGTGATCGTGCTTGTCGTCATCGCGGAGCGGCGGATCCGCGGCGACCGGGGCCGCACCCGCGTCTCCCCCGGCGTGGCGCGCGCCGCCACCCCGGTCGCGCTCGGCCGCTGGACCGTGCCGGCGCTGCTGTTCTGCGGGCTCGTCGTCGCGGTCGCGCTCGTGATCCCGGTCGCCACCCTGATCGTCTGGTCCGGCCGCGCGTTCGCCGGCGACCCCGACTGGGGCCGGCTGCTCGCCGCCGCCGGACGCTCGCTGGCGACCGCGGGGCTCGCCGCCGGGGCCGCGGTGCTCGTCGCGCTGCCGATCGCGCTGCTGTCGGCACGGCACCCCGGGCGGATCAGCCGCGTGCTCGACACCGTCGCGCAGACCGGCTACGTGCTGCCCGGCCTCGTCGTCGCGCTGGCGCTCGTGTTCGTCGGCACCCGCGTCGCGCCCTGGGCGTATCAGACCCTCGGCATCGTGGTCTTCGCGCTCGTCGTGCACTTCCTGCCGCTCGCGCTCGGGTCGATGCGCACCGCGCTGCTGCAGGTCCCGCGGTCCGTCGAGGAGGCCGGACGCAACGCCGGTCGCGGCCCGCTCGCCGTCTGGGCGACGATCACCGCCCCGCTGGCGATGGGCGGCACCCTCGCCGGGGCGGCGCTCGTGTTCCTCACGACGGTGAAGGAGCTGCCGACCCTGATCCTGCTGGCGCCGACCGGCTACGAGACGCTCGCCACGCGGATCTGGTCGCAGTCCACGGTCAGCGCCTTCGAGGCGGGCGCGCTTCCCGCCCTGCTGCTGCTCGCGGTCAGCGCCCCGCCCCTGTTCCTCCTCGCCGCCAAGGAACGCTGA
- a CDS encoding acyltransferase family protein → MRIRTVDGLRGFAALLVVFDHTVEDHWGLGPWSTQNHGVVLFAILTGMLVGAPFLRARLDGRPEPALRPYLRARASRIYPGYWVALAGAALLVGWHYVEQPATDWLQIVTLTQAYGPDGPWEGIPPTWSLSMFFAFYLLLPVWSRLRRRADRDRDPAPAAALRRESLWLAGVIVGALLVRELSLTGPLTEEPVFNVFGRADWFAIGMLLAIVVAARQRGLAGPLLDLPGRRPWPTIALALTATTTAALLPLSYVEGRDQLDTIAATLLIAALLLHGDELRGPQRWCVTRPAQALGRWSYGIFLWGWIVQKALLVHAPDLPLGARLPLTMALAVLAGAASWRFVEAPLGRRLKRRATGGDRPADPPARQPPALPA, encoded by the coding sequence GTGCGCATCCGGACCGTCGACGGCCTCCGCGGCTTCGCGGCGCTGCTCGTCGTCTTCGACCACACCGTCGAGGACCACTGGGGCCTCGGCCCCTGGTCCACGCAGAACCACGGCGTGGTGCTGTTCGCGATCCTCACCGGCATGCTCGTCGGCGCCCCGTTCCTGCGGGCGCGCCTCGACGGGCGCCCCGAGCCGGCGCTGCGCCCCTACCTGCGGGCCCGCGCCTCGCGGATCTACCCCGGCTACTGGGTCGCGCTCGCCGGCGCCGCCCTGCTGGTCGGCTGGCACTACGTGGAGCAGCCCGCGACCGACTGGCTGCAGATCGTGACGCTCACGCAGGCCTACGGGCCCGACGGGCCGTGGGAGGGCATCCCGCCGACCTGGTCGCTGTCGATGTTCTTCGCCTTCTACCTGCTGCTGCCCGTGTGGTCGCGGCTGCGCCGCCGCGCCGACCGCGACCGCGACCCCGCGCCCGCCGCCGCCCTGCGCCGCGAGTCGCTGTGGCTGGCCGGGGTCATCGTCGGCGCGCTGCTGGTCCGCGAGCTGTCGCTCACCGGGCCGCTGACGGAGGAGCCGGTCTTCAACGTCTTCGGCCGCGCGGACTGGTTCGCGATCGGCATGCTGCTGGCGATCGTCGTCGCCGCCCGGCAGCGCGGGCTCGCCGGCCCGCTGCTCGACCTCCCGGGCCGTCGGCCCTGGCCGACGATCGCGCTCGCGCTGACCGCCACGACGACCGCCGCGCTGCTGCCGCTGTCCTACGTCGAGGGCCGCGACCAGCTCGACACGATCGCCGCCACGCTGCTGATCGCCGCGCTGCTGCTGCACGGGGACGAGCTGCGCGGCCCGCAGCGCTGGTGCGTCACGCGCCCGGCGCAGGCGCTCGGCCGCTGGTCCTACGGGATCTTCCTGTGGGGCTGGATCGTGCAGAAGGCGCTGCTCGTGCACGCCCCGGACCTGCCGCTCGGCGCGCGGCTGCCGCTCACCATGGCCCTCGCCGTGCTGGCCGGGGCCGCGAGCTGGCGGTTCGTCGAGGCGCCGCTCGGGCGCCGGCTCAAGCGCCGCGCCACCGGCGGGGACCGACCGGCTGACCCGCCAGCCCGGCAGCCTCCCGCGCTCCCCGCGTGA
- a CDS encoding ABC transporter ATP-binding protein, translating to MRLRRPAPSVSDAAPLDAPPCHAIACLGVTKRFDAHQAVDGVDLDVGSGEIVALLGPSGCGKTTMLRMIAGFEQPDAGTIAISGRTVAGPTQAVSPEARRVGMVFQDYALFPHLDVAANVGYPLGRRPDPARVRELLELVGLDGLGARRPHELSGGQQQRVALARALANHPSVVLLDEPFSNLDAALRTEVRGEVRRLLRDAGVSALLVTHDQDEALSVADRVAVMRDGRIEQVGTPEEVYAAPAGHWVASFLGEVDVLPGVADAGRVTTVVAVLPASPRLHGDVDVLVRPESVRIEATGAPAGACDALVVEREYFGHDQLVLLELDGGTRLRSRRPGFPAWHPGDRVKAWVDGPVTVLPRA from the coding sequence GTGCGCCTGCGCCGCCCCGCACCCTCCGTCTCCGACGCCGCCCCGCTGGACGCGCCCCCGTGTCACGCCATCGCGTGCCTGGGGGTGACCAAGCGCTTCGACGCCCACCAGGCGGTCGACGGCGTCGACCTCGACGTCGGCAGCGGGGAGATCGTCGCGCTGCTCGGCCCCAGCGGCTGCGGCAAGACGACGATGCTGCGGATGATCGCCGGCTTCGAGCAGCCGGACGCGGGCACGATCGCGATCTCCGGCCGCACCGTCGCCGGACCCACCCAGGCCGTCTCGCCCGAGGCGCGACGGGTCGGCATGGTCTTCCAGGACTACGCGCTGTTCCCGCACCTCGACGTCGCCGCGAACGTCGGCTACCCGCTCGGTCGGCGGCCGGACCCCGCGCGCGTCCGCGAGCTGCTCGAGCTCGTCGGCCTCGACGGCCTCGGTGCGCGCCGCCCGCACGAGCTCTCCGGCGGGCAGCAGCAGCGCGTCGCGCTCGCCCGCGCGCTGGCGAACCACCCGTCCGTCGTGCTCCTGGACGAGCCGTTCTCCAACCTCGACGCGGCACTGCGCACCGAGGTCCGCGGCGAGGTCCGCCGGCTGCTGCGCGACGCGGGGGTCAGCGCGCTGCTCGTCACCCACGACCAGGACGAGGCGCTGTCGGTCGCCGACCGCGTCGCGGTCATGCGCGACGGGCGCATCGAGCAGGTCGGGACGCCCGAGGAGGTCTACGCCGCGCCGGCCGGGCACTGGGTCGCGTCGTTCCTCGGGGAGGTCGACGTGCTGCCCGGCGTCGCCGACGCCGGGCGCGTCACCACCGTGGTCGCGGTCCTCCCCGCCTCCCCCCGGCTGCACGGCGACGTCGACGTGCTCGTGCGCCCAGAGAGCGTGCGGATCGAGGCCACCGGCGCACCGGCCGGGGCGTGCGACGCGCTCGTGGTCGAGCGCGAGTACTTCGGGCACGACCAGCTCGTGCTGCTGGAGCTCGACGGCGGCACGCGGCTGCGCTCGCGCCGCCCCGGCTTCCCGGCCTGGCATCCGGGCGACCGCGTGAAGGCGTGGGTCGACGGGCCGGTCACCGTGCTCCCGCGCGCGTGA
- a CDS encoding YncE family protein: protein MSPRSLLSLALAVLAAALAATAVGASADGRPDRSPKPSTYTIPGDRVFPEGIAAAGRTFFVGSTTDGTIFRGDTRRDALVPFSPGGQDGRTTAIGMKVLGRSLVVAGGATGKVFVLDTRTGRTTATLDTQPGQTPAFLNDVAVAGRRTAYVTDSQRPILWKVDLGSRGRAASITPFLDFTGTAFAYQTGFNANGIVAAKGGRVLLVVQSNTGKVFRVDTRTKEVSQVDLGGTALTNGDGLVLAGRTLLVVRNQQELVVPVRLSKDLRRGAVGSGVTSPALKYPTTGALVGGRLLLVNAQFDKRNSGTAPELPFDVAALDLRRGR, encoded by the coding sequence ATGTCCCCACGCTCCCTGCTCTCGCTCGCGCTCGCGGTGCTCGCCGCCGCGCTCGCGGCCACCGCCGTCGGCGCCTCGGCCGACGGCCGCCCCGACCGCTCCCCGAAGCCCTCGACCTACACGATCCCCGGCGACCGGGTCTTCCCCGAGGGGATCGCCGCCGCCGGCCGCACGTTCTTCGTCGGCTCGACCACCGACGGCACGATCTTCCGCGGTGACACCCGCCGCGACGCGCTCGTGCCGTTCTCGCCCGGCGGGCAGGACGGCCGGACCACCGCGATCGGCATGAAGGTCCTCGGCCGCTCGCTCGTCGTCGCCGGCGGCGCGACCGGCAAGGTCTTCGTCCTCGACACGCGCACCGGGCGGACCACCGCGACGCTCGACACGCAGCCGGGCCAGACCCCGGCGTTCCTCAACGACGTCGCCGTCGCCGGCCGCCGCACCGCGTACGTGACCGACTCGCAGCGGCCGATCCTCTGGAAGGTCGACCTCGGCTCGCGCGGCCGCGCGGCGTCGATCACGCCGTTCCTGGACTTCACCGGGACCGCGTTCGCGTACCAGACCGGCTTCAACGCCAACGGCATCGTCGCCGCGAAGGGCGGCCGCGTCCTGCTCGTCGTGCAGTCGAACACGGGCAAGGTGTTCCGGGTCGACACGCGCACGAAGGAGGTCTCCCAGGTCGACCTCGGCGGCACCGCCCTGACCAACGGCGACGGCCTCGTGCTCGCCGGTCGCACGCTGCTGGTCGTCCGCAACCAGCAGGAGCTCGTCGTCCCCGTGCGGCTGTCGAAGGACCTGCGCCGCGGCGCGGTCGGCAGCGGCGTGACCAGCCCCGCCCTGAAGTACCCGACCACCGGCGCGCTCGTCGGCGGCCGGCTGCTGCTCGTGAACGCCCAGTTCGACAAGCGCAACAGCGGCACCGCCCCGGAGCTGCCGTTCGACGTCGCCGCGCTGGACCTGCGCCGCGGCCGCTGA
- a CDS encoding lysophospholipid acyltransferase family protein: protein MARLQPTPSLARRLTRSHARARRRSPYLQGVAVATLLPVVLLLARVRVRGREHLPGSGGFVLAPNHPSVLDGVFAALAVLPRRISFMGMAELWRRPLPAWVMSRIGAFPVVRGTWDADAFTTAATVLRRGRVLVMFPEGGVSPPGGYKPARAGIGHLAHTTGAVVVPVHLDGPRRLYRPWTWPRVTVTVGPPITVEEDPDPSRERSLETARRILTAVAALDPGVAEHRAG from the coding sequence GTGGCGCGGCTGCAGCCCACCCCCTCCCTCGCCCGGCGGCTGACGCGCTCGCACGCCCGGGCGCGCCGGCGCAGCCCCTACCTGCAGGGCGTCGCCGTCGCGACGCTGCTCCCGGTCGTCCTGCTCCTCGCGCGCGTGCGCGTGCGAGGGCGCGAGCACCTGCCGGGCTCGGGCGGGTTCGTCCTCGCCCCGAACCACCCGTCCGTGCTCGACGGCGTCTTCGCCGCCCTCGCCGTGCTGCCGCGGCGGATCTCGTTCATGGGCATGGCCGAGCTGTGGCGGCGGCCCCTGCCCGCCTGGGTGATGAGCCGCATCGGCGCCTTTCCCGTCGTCCGCGGCACCTGGGACGCCGACGCGTTCACGACCGCCGCCACCGTGCTGCGCCGCGGTCGCGTGCTCGTCATGTTCCCCGAGGGCGGGGTCAGCCCGCCCGGCGGGTACAAGCCCGCCCGCGCCGGCATCGGGCACCTCGCGCACACCACCGGCGCGGTCGTCGTGCCCGTCCACCTCGACGGGCCCCGGCGGCTCTACCGGCCCTGGACCTGGCCGCGCGTCACCGTCACGGTCGGCCCGCCGATCACCGTCGAGGAGGACCCCGATCCGTCACGCGAGCGGAGCCTCGAGACCGCCCGGCGGATCCTCACCGCGGTCGCCGCGCTCGATCCGGGCGTCGCGGAGCACCGTGCGGGGTAG
- a CDS encoding SDR family oxidoreductase, which translates to MEIVIAGAHGQIGRRLTRQLAGRGDRVHGIIRNPDHAADVEADGGVPVVLDLERADHDAVTTALAGADAVVFAAGAGPGSGAERKRTVDRDAAILLLDATVRAGVGRYLIVSSVGTEDPPSGDDVFAVYLRAKAEADAAVMASELDWMVVRPGRLTDDDGTGLVRLDAEPHRGEVPREDVATVLAALLATPALRRRVLYLNGGEQPVAAALETLHG; encoded by the coding sequence ATGGAGATCGTCATCGCCGGCGCACACGGCCAGATCGGCCGCCGCCTCACCCGTCAGCTCGCCGGTCGCGGGGACCGCGTCCACGGGATCATCCGCAACCCCGACCATGCGGCGGACGTCGAGGCCGACGGCGGCGTACCCGTCGTGCTGGACCTCGAGCGCGCCGACCACGACGCGGTGACCACGGCGCTCGCCGGTGCCGACGCGGTCGTGTTCGCGGCCGGCGCCGGTCCGGGCAGCGGCGCGGAGCGCAAGCGGACGGTCGACCGCGACGCCGCGATCCTGCTGCTCGACGCGACCGTCCGGGCGGGGGTCGGGCGCTACCTGATCGTCAGCTCGGTGGGCACCGAGGACCCGCCGTCCGGGGACGACGTGTTCGCCGTCTACCTCCGTGCCAAGGCGGAGGCCGACGCGGCGGTCATGGCCAGCGAGCTCGACTGGATGGTGGTGCGTCCCGGTCGCCTGACCGACGACGACGGCACCGGTCTTGTGCGCCTCGACGCCGAGCCGCACCGCGGCGAGGTCCCGCGCGAGGACGTGGCGACCGTGCTCGCCGCGCTGCTCGCGACGCCCGCCCTGCGGCGGCGCGTGCTGTACCTCAACGGCGGCGAGCAGCCGGTGGCCGCCGCGCTCGAAACGCTGCACGGCTGA
- a CDS encoding MFS transporter — protein MSAGRRTALLLPTLLLTTIVTAVISSLGAPLVPLVADDLGVALSDAQWSLTAALLVGAVSAPVLGRLGDGPHRREALARGLGLVALGCVVAAVAGSLGVLVAGRALQGLGLGLIPLAMAVARHGLPTARITPAIALLSVSAAAGIGVGYPVSGLVAERFGLAGAYWFGAAFAGVALALVLAVVPSSRGERAPALDGRGALVLAGALVALLLAIGQGESWGWTSATVLALAAAAALLLALWVPLQLRTAAPLVELRLLRHPAVLTANGCALVLGAALYIDLSIVTAFVQAPSAGGYGFDATVLAAGLCLVPFSVMSVVASRLLPALGARIGQAGILPLGCLICGLAGVVFALGHSALWEVFVLMGIVGIGMGLTFAAIPGMIVAAVPQEETGSAMGFYQVVRYVGFSVGSAATAAVLAAHTPSGARLPTVTGFETAAWASVALCVAAALAARVLPRRARGARPDGQAGTADPRRARPETGAARLVGPRG, from the coding sequence GTGAGCGCGGGGCGCCGCACGGCGCTGCTGCTGCCCACGCTGCTGCTCACCACGATCGTCACCGCGGTGATCTCGTCGCTCGGCGCGCCGCTGGTCCCGCTCGTCGCCGACGACCTCGGGGTGGCGCTGAGCGACGCCCAGTGGTCCCTGACCGCCGCGCTGCTGGTGGGCGCGGTCAGCGCACCCGTCCTCGGCCGCCTCGGTGACGGGCCGCACCGCCGCGAGGCGCTGGCGCGCGGCCTGGGCCTCGTCGCACTCGGCTGCGTCGTCGCCGCGGTCGCCGGGTCGCTGGGGGTGCTCGTCGCCGGCCGGGCGCTCCAGGGCCTCGGGCTCGGCCTCATCCCGCTGGCGATGGCGGTCGCCCGGCACGGTCTGCCGACCGCGCGGATCACGCCCGCGATCGCGTTGCTGTCGGTGTCCGCGGCCGCCGGGATCGGCGTCGGCTACCCGGTCAGCGGGCTGGTCGCGGAGCGGTTCGGCCTCGCGGGCGCCTACTGGTTCGGGGCGGCCTTCGCGGGCGTCGCGCTGGCGCTGGTGCTCGCGGTCGTGCCGTCCAGCCGCGGCGAGCGCGCCCCGGCGCTGGACGGCCGCGGGGCGCTCGTCCTCGCGGGCGCGCTCGTCGCGCTGCTGCTGGCGATCGGGCAGGGGGAGAGCTGGGGCTGGACGTCCGCGACGGTCCTCGCCCTCGCGGCCGCCGCGGCGCTGCTGCTGGCCCTGTGGGTGCCGCTGCAGCTGCGCACCGCGGCCCCGCTCGTGGAGCTGCGGCTGCTGCGCCACCCGGCGGTGCTGACCGCCAACGGCTGCGCGCTGGTGCTCGGTGCCGCCCTCTACATCGACCTGTCGATCGTCACCGCGTTCGTGCAGGCGCCGAGCGCGGGCGGCTACGGCTTCGACGCGACGGTCCTCGCCGCCGGGCTCTGCCTCGTCCCGTTCTCGGTCATGAGCGTCGTCGCGAGCCGCCTGCTCCCGGCCCTCGGCGCGCGGATCGGGCAGGCCGGGATCCTGCCGCTGGGGTGCCTGATCTGCGGCCTGGCCGGCGTGGTCTTCGCGCTCGGCCACAGCGCCCTGTGGGAGGTCTTCGTGCTGATGGGCATCGTCGGGATCGGCATGGGCCTGACCTTCGCCGCGATCCCGGGGATGATCGTCGCCGCGGTCCCGCAGGAGGAGACCGGCAGCGCGATGGGCTTCTACCAGGTGGTCCGCTACGTCGGCTTCTCGGTCGGCAGTGCCGCGACCGCCGCGGTCCTCGCCGCGCACACCCCGTCGGGGGCGCGCCTGCCGACCGTGACCGGGTTCGAGACCGCCGCCTGGGCGAGCGTCGCGCTGTGCGTCGCGGCGGCGCTCGCGGCGCGGGTCCTGCCCCGGCGCGCGCGCGGCGCGCGGCCGGACGGGCAGGCGGGGACGGCCGACCCGCGACGCGCGCGCCCGGAGACCGGCGCGGCCCGGCTCGTCGGCCCCCGCGGCTGA
- a CDS encoding MarR family winged helix-turn-helix transcriptional regulator, whose protein sequence is MSAPTAQQTSGRARDVEHVAEGLVPRAGLLTRLLLPEGDRSLTRAEAALLAALEAGPRRVTELAGVLAFAQPTVTQLVGRLDGRGLLERARDPQDGRAVRVTLTPAGRRELATVRASYRAVLREKLADRSDEQVRALAQAIDVLDDLIAALRDDRGPA, encoded by the coding sequence GTGAGCGCGCCGACCGCCCAGCAGACCTCCGGCCGGGCCCGCGACGTCGAGCACGTCGCCGAGGGGCTCGTGCCGCGCGCGGGCCTGCTGACGCGCCTGCTGCTGCCCGAGGGCGACCGCTCGCTGACCCGCGCCGAGGCCGCCCTGCTCGCCGCCCTGGAGGCCGGGCCGCGCCGCGTCACCGAGCTCGCCGGCGTGCTCGCGTTCGCGCAGCCGACGGTCACCCAGCTCGTCGGCCGGCTCGACGGCCGCGGCCTGCTCGAGCGCGCCCGCGACCCGCAGGACGGCCGCGCGGTCCGCGTGACGCTCACCCCGGCCGGCCGGCGCGAGCTCGCCACCGTCCGCGCCTCCTACCGGGCGGTCCTGCGCGAGAAGCTCGCCGACCGCTCCGACGAGCAGGTCCGCGCGCTGGCGCAGGCGATCGACGTGCTCGACGACCTGATCGCGGCGCTGCGCGACGACCGGGGTCCCGCGTGA
- a CDS encoding acyl-CoA dehydrogenase: MSHYKSNVRDLEFNLFETLHVDEVLGQGAYPDLDSDTVRTMLDESSRLAEGPVAASFHETDRKPPTFDPATGTVTLPDDFMAAVRAWHDGGWPAIGITEDIGGVAAPPAVTWAINEFILGAQPAALMYLAGASFSHILYTLGTDEQKRWAQWAFERNWGATMVLTEPDAGSDVGAGRTKAIEQPDGTWHIEGVKRFITSGDSGDLFENIFHLVLARPEGAGVGTKGLSLFFVPKFHFDTETGELGERNGVFVTGLEHKMGLKASATCDVAFGDNGIPAKGWLVGGVHGGIAQMFQVIEHARMMVGTKAISTLSTGYLNALEYAKERVQGADLTQMTDKAAPRVTIMHHPDVRRALLNQKAYAEGLRAVYLYTAAHQDAAMAQVVSGADEQTAHRVNDLLLPIVKGVGSERAYQVLTESLQTYGGSGYLQDYPIEQYIRDAKIDSLYEGTTAIQAQDFFFRKIARDKGVALTHLMTQMQKTVDAEVPASLAGAHERFKTALGDVQAMVGSLTGYLMGSQEDMEELYKVGLGSVDFLMAVGDLLIGWLLLTHGITAQNALDNGAKESDVAFYEGKIATANFFARTALPRLAGVRESIAAVDNDVMKLAEAAF, translated from the coding sequence ATGAGCCATTACAAGAGCAACGTCCGCGATCTCGAGTTCAACCTGTTCGAGACGCTCCACGTCGACGAGGTCCTCGGTCAGGGCGCCTACCCCGACCTCGACTCCGACACCGTCCGCACCATGCTCGACGAGTCCTCGCGGCTCGCCGAGGGCCCCGTCGCCGCCTCGTTCCACGAGACCGACCGCAAGCCGCCGACCTTCGACCCCGCCACGGGCACCGTCACCCTGCCCGACGACTTCATGGCCGCGGTCCGCGCCTGGCACGACGGCGGCTGGCCCGCCATCGGCATCACCGAGGACATCGGTGGCGTCGCCGCCCCGCCCGCCGTCACCTGGGCGATCAACGAGTTCATCCTCGGCGCCCAGCCCGCCGCGCTCATGTACCTCGCGGGCGCGTCGTTCTCCCACATCCTCTACACGCTCGGCACCGACGAGCAGAAGCGCTGGGCCCAGTGGGCGTTCGAGCGCAACTGGGGCGCCACCATGGTCCTCACCGAGCCCGACGCGGGCTCCGACGTCGGCGCCGGCCGCACCAAGGCGATCGAGCAGCCCGACGGCACCTGGCACATCGAGGGCGTCAAGCGCTTCATCACCTCCGGCGACTCCGGCGACCTGTTCGAGAACATCTTCCACCTCGTGCTCGCCCGCCCCGAGGGCGCCGGCGTCGGCACCAAGGGCCTGAGCCTGTTCTTCGTCCCGAAGTTCCACTTCGACACCGAGACCGGCGAGCTCGGCGAGCGCAACGGCGTCTTCGTCACCGGCCTAGAGCACAAGATGGGCCTCAAGGCCTCCGCCACCTGCGACGTCGCGTTCGGCGACAACGGCATCCCCGCCAAGGGCTGGCTCGTCGGCGGCGTGCACGGCGGCATCGCGCAGATGTTCCAGGTCATCGAGCACGCCCGGATGATGGTCGGCACCAAGGCCATCTCCACGCTCTCGACCGGCTACCTCAACGCGCTCGAGTACGCCAAGGAGCGCGTCCAGGGCGCCGACCTCACGCAGATGACCGACAAGGCCGCGCCGCGCGTCACGATCATGCACCACCCGGACGTGCGCCGGGCGCTGCTGAACCAGAAGGCGTACGCCGAGGGCCTGCGCGCCGTCTACCTCTACACCGCCGCCCACCAGGACGCCGCGATGGCGCAGGTCGTCTCGGGCGCCGACGAGCAGACCGCGCACCGCGTCAACGACCTGCTGCTGCCGATCGTCAAGGGCGTCGGCTCCGAGCGGGCCTACCAGGTCCTGACCGAGTCGCTGCAGACCTACGGCGGCTCCGGCTACCTGCAGGACTACCCGATCGAGCAGTACATCCGCGACGCGAAGATCGACTCGCTCTACGAGGGCACCACCGCGATCCAGGCGCAGGACTTCTTCTTCCGCAAGATCGCGCGCGACAAGGGCGTGGCGCTCACGCACCTGATGACGCAGATGCAGAAGACGGTCGACGCCGAGGTGCCCGCCTCGCTCGCCGGCGCGCACGAGCGCTTCAAGACCGCGCTCGGCGACGTGCAGGCGATGGTCGGCTCGCTGACCGGCTACCTCATGGGCTCCCAGGAGGACATGGAGGAGCTCTACAAGGTCGGCCTGGGCTCCGTCGACTTCCTCATGGCGGTCGGCGACCTGCTCATCGGCTGGCTGCTGCTGACGCACGGCATCACCGCGCAGAACGCGCTCGACAACGGCGCCAAGGAGAGCGACGTCGCGTTCTACGAGGGCAAGATCGCCACGGCGAACTTCTTCGCCCGCACCGCGCTGCCGCGCCTGGCCGGCGTCCGCGAGAGCATCGCGGCCGTCGACAACGACGTCATGAAGCTCGCCGAGGCCGCCTTCTAG
- a CDS encoding CinA family protein produces MLPADLTAPALRVADLLRARGQTVAVGESSSGGLICAALLSVAGASAYYRGGTVVYDRTSIEAFLVGATEMDPGRRGACEHLATFHARSAAAKVGADWGVGEAGAAGPSGNPYGDPAGHTWVAVAGPQGALRTRHLLTGEEDRERNMVAFAVAALDELAAALTGPDA; encoded by the coding sequence ATGCTCCCCGCCGATCTCACCGCCCCCGCCCTGCGCGTCGCCGACCTGCTGCGCGCGCGAGGGCAGACCGTCGCGGTCGGCGAGTCCTCCTCCGGCGGCCTGATCTGCGCCGCGCTCCTGTCGGTCGCCGGGGCCTCCGCCTACTACCGCGGCGGCACGGTCGTCTACGACCGCACGAGCATCGAGGCGTTCCTCGTCGGCGCCACCGAAATGGACCCCGGCCGCCGCGGCGCCTGCGAGCACCTCGCCACGTTCCACGCGCGCTCGGCCGCCGCCAAGGTCGGCGCCGACTGGGGCGTCGGGGAGGCGGGCGCCGCCGGCCCCTCGGGCAACCCCTACGGCGACCCGGCCGGCCACACCTGGGTCGCGGTCGCCGGACCACAGGGCGCGCTGCGCACCCGGCACCTCCTCACCGGCGAGGAGGACCGCGAGCGCAACATGGTCGCGTTCGCCGTCGCCGCGCTGGACGAGCTCGCCGCGGCGCTCACCGGCCCGGACGCCTAG